In a single window of the Nicotiana tomentosiformis chromosome 10, ASM39032v3, whole genome shotgun sequence genome:
- the LOC104093371 gene encoding probable transmembrane ascorbate ferrireductase 4 isoform X1 has translation MATSEISLSLSPFYLLVLARVSGSIVALLVLTWALHFKTSFYPHSSSKEDLIYAVLHPLLMVIGFILVSGEAILVHRWLPGSRNLKKSGHLCLQGLALACGIFGIWTKFHSSDGIVANFYSLHSWMGLICVSLFGAQWLMGFLSFWHRGEVRMTRIRLLPWHVFLGLYTYGLAVATAETGLLEKLTFLQTKGAVQKRCTESMIVNGMGLGLALLSGMVIFAAVLPKHQTPHSKTIYSSNKLHS, from the exons ATGGCTACTTCAGAGATTTCACTATCACTTTCACCATTTTATTTACTTGTCTTAGCAAGAGTTTCAGGTTCCATTGTTGCCCTTCTTGTTCTTACTTGGGCTCTTCACTTCAAGACTAGCTTTTACCCTCATTCTTCTTCTAAAGAAGACCTTATTTATGCT GTGCTTCATCCATTATTAATGGTAATTGGCTTCATTCTTGTAAGTGGAGAAG ccaTATTGGTGCATAGATGGTTGCCAGGTTCAAGAAATTTGAAGAAATCAGGGCACTTGTGTTTACAAGGGCTGGCCTTGGCTTGTGGGATTTTTGGGATATGGACAAAATTCCATAGCAGTGATGGGATTGTGGCTAATTTCTATAGTTTGCATTCTTGGATGGGTCTCATTTGTGTTTCCCTATTTGGGGCTCAG TGGTTGATGGGCTTCTTAAGCTTTTGGCACAGAGGAGAAGTGCGAATGACAAGAATACGCCTTCTTCCTTGGCATGTATTCCTCGGCCTGTACACATATGGCTTGGCAGTGGCAACAGCAGAAACAGGCCTTCTCGAAAAGTTAACCTTCTTACAAACAAAAGGAGCTGTGCAGAAACGTTGCACAGAGTCGATGATCGTAAATGGTATGGGACTTGGTTTAGCTCTCCTCAGTGGCATGGTAATATTTGCTGCTGTATTGCCAAAGCATCAGACACCACATTCTAAGACCATTTACTCTAGTAATAAGCTACATTCTTAG
- the LOC104093371 gene encoding probable transmembrane ascorbate ferrireductase 4 isoform X2, translated as MATSEISLSLSPFYLLVLARVSGSIVALLVLTWALHFKTSFYPHSSSKEDLIYAVLHPLLMVIGFILVSGEGLALACGIFGIWTKFHSSDGIVANFYSLHSWMGLICVSLFGAQWLMGFLSFWHRGEVRMTRIRLLPWHVFLGLYTYGLAVATAETGLLEKLTFLQTKGAVQKRCTESMIVNGMGLGLALLSGMVIFAAVLPKHQTPHSKTIYSSNKLHS; from the exons ATGGCTACTTCAGAGATTTCACTATCACTTTCACCATTTTATTTACTTGTCTTAGCAAGAGTTTCAGGTTCCATTGTTGCCCTTCTTGTTCTTACTTGGGCTCTTCACTTCAAGACTAGCTTTTACCCTCATTCTTCTTCTAAAGAAGACCTTATTTATGCT GTGCTTCATCCATTATTAATGGTAATTGGCTTCATTCTTGTAAGTGGAGAAG GGCTGGCCTTGGCTTGTGGGATTTTTGGGATATGGACAAAATTCCATAGCAGTGATGGGATTGTGGCTAATTTCTATAGTTTGCATTCTTGGATGGGTCTCATTTGTGTTTCCCTATTTGGGGCTCAG TGGTTGATGGGCTTCTTAAGCTTTTGGCACAGAGGAGAAGTGCGAATGACAAGAATACGCCTTCTTCCTTGGCATGTATTCCTCGGCCTGTACACATATGGCTTGGCAGTGGCAACAGCAGAAACAGGCCTTCTCGAAAAGTTAACCTTCTTACAAACAAAAGGAGCTGTGCAGAAACGTTGCACAGAGTCGATGATCGTAAATGGTATGGGACTTGGTTTAGCTCTCCTCAGTGGCATGGTAATATTTGCTGCTGTATTGCCAAAGCATCAGACACCACATTCTAAGACCATTTACTCTAGTAATAAGCTACATTCTTAG